From the Thomasclavelia ramosa DSM 1402 genome, the window TATCAGGGCTAAGCTTTTTTAAACGAACTATATACAGTTTGGTTCAAGTATTATGTATTGTCCTTTTTTCTTCAATGATTGGAATTATAGTTTTTTTGGGAATAAGTCCAATTGTTAAAATGGTGATATACGAAATTTTAAGTGTTGATGCAAATATTTTTGTCCTTAGTTTTGATGCTTTGATGCAGGGATTAGCAGTAATTTTAGCGATGATATTGGTAATTATGTTATTTAATAGTGGTTTTATTATGCGTACTGGAATAACAGAATTACTTGAAAATCATAATATAATTAGTTATAAAAAAGATACTCGTGCAATAAAACCGCCGGATTGGATTTATCCTCTTATTTATATATTTGGCTTAATATGTATGTATACTGGAAATAATCAAGTTGGTGGATATATCTTATTTTCATTTTTTGGGGCAGTCGGTGCCTATGGAGTGTTTCGGCATTATTTACCACATCACTATAATAGAAATGCTTTAAAGTACTGCAAAACGGCAAAAGACCTATTAATTAAAGAAGATGTAAGTTTGATTATGCAACAGTCAAAATCTTTTATTTTAATCTTAATGGTAGCAATGATCGGAATCGTGCCATTCATTTGTGGGACTATTGATAATAGTTTGTTCAATTTTGAGATGCATCTTGCATTTGTTATTACAAATATATTATTGAGTTTGACGCTTATAAATCGTTTTAAAATTGATCATATACAAAGAAGAGAACACTTTCATGCCATCTATCAACTTGGCTTTGCAAGAGCAGAAATTGATTTTGTTTATATGCAGGAAATAAAATATTATTTTCGTCATCTTTGGATATTGTCAATAATTTATATTTTTAATATTTTTATTGTCTTTTATTTTAATCAGGGAATGGGAATAATGACAACTTTTATTATTATGGCTGAATATCTAATTCCTTATATGTTAGCAGAAATGATTATTCTATATGAAAGAAAGGAGGAAATTAAAAATGACAAATATTATGCTTGAAGTTAAAAATTTAAAGAAAATATATGATGAACTAGGTCCTTCACCAAAAATTGCTTTAGATGATCTTAGTTTTGAAATTAAAAATAATGAATTTGTTTGTATTATGGGGCCTTCTGGTTCTGGAAAAACGACCTTAGTAAATATTTTATCAACAATTGATAAAGCAACTTCAGGAATTGTTAATATTTCAGGTGCAAGTATTGTTGGGATGAGTGGGGCAGTAAAGGCAAAATTTAGAAAGAAAAAGTTAGGTTTTATTTTTCAAAATTATAATTTACTTTATTCTTTAACGATTCGTGAAAATATTCTTTTTCCGTTAATTATAAATAGTATCGGTGAAAAAGAATGGCAGGAAAATTTAGAGCAGGTTACACAGATTTTAGGTATTAAGGACATACTCGATAAACATGTATATGAGTGCTCTGGTGGGCAACAGCAGCGAGCGGCAATTGCAAGAGCCCTAATTAGTAAACCTGAAATAATTATTGCTGATGAACCTACTGGTAATCTTGATAGTAATAATTCTAGAGAATTAATGGAATTATTTTCGAAAATCAACCATGATTCTCAAACAACAATTATTATGGTGACTCACGATGCATTTGTTGCCTCGTATTCAACTAAAATGTTATATATGAAAGATGGTAAGATCGATAAAATTTTAAATCGACATGGTCTAACACGAGATGAATATTTTAATGAGATTGTTAAAGTTAATGCAATATTATCTAATAATTGAAAGGAATGATTGAAATGATGAGGATCAAGCTTTATTTAGGAAGTCAGGAACTAGAGAAGTATTTAAATAAAAAAGTACAGCATAATTATATTTTGGAAACTATTATTCCTTTTGGTCTTTTTCAACCTTTAAGATTAGATGTATTAAAATTTAAAAAGAAAAAGGATTTGCAACGTATCTATATTGTTGATTCCAATGACTTAGTATTAATCAAACGTAAATATCAAAATTTGGGATGGCAGTATTTTGAAAATAATTACGCTAATGATGAATTTAATAATGATGCAATCTTCTATTATGATAGTATTGATGAAAAAGAATTGATGAAGATGAATATTAAAGAGTCATGTCATCAAAATGATGTATCAGCGAGTCTAGTAAAAGGTTTATTTTTCGGTACAGTATTTTTAATTTTTTCAGTTATTTGTCCAAATCTAATGATTCATGTAAATAATAATGGTTTAGATTTTATTTTGGGGAATTTATATATTATTACTGCTCTCACATTAATA encodes:
- a CDS encoding ABC transporter ATP-binding protein, with the protein product MTNIMLEVKNLKKIYDELGPSPKIALDDLSFEIKNNEFVCIMGPSGSGKTTLVNILSTIDKATSGIVNISGASIVGMSGAVKAKFRKKKLGFIFQNYNLLYSLTIRENILFPLIINSIGEKEWQENLEQVTQILGIKDILDKHVYECSGGQQQRAAIARALISKPEIIIADEPTGNLDSNNSRELMELFSKINHDSQTTIIMVTHDAFVASYSTKMLYMKDGKIDKILNRHGLTRDEYFNEIVKVNAILSNN